From Salvia splendens isolate huo1 chromosome 3, SspV2, whole genome shotgun sequence, a single genomic window includes:
- the LOC121794122 gene encoding putative late blight resistance protein homolog R1A-10 has product MKRVKSMADAAVEFLLKNLIELVAHHSHLITETKSQVKLLEEDLIIFRGFLKDSVKRRKKNEGIQLLVNNIRDVVYEAEDTIDAFVTLSTDNNRSRNYFAKAFKSLLTLHDIGKRVKEVRVKVDKGRADFNLLSLPDEDKHEKPEVRPPRHKNVVGFEDVFTELIERLTTETNYIDVISLTGMFGLGKTTLAWKIFNDRRIVFEFPLRIWVSVSQQFSDKDIFIAILEKIIPINEELRAKDEQHLSEMVATHLNDRKFLIVMDDVWSHKDWDRIEKALPADNKMGKVLITSREEDLGKYASRPREPVRLRFFYQEESWELLRLEALGQLDCPSDLHNIGNLIAKDCNGLPLAIVVIGGILATKYSASDIGATERAWEKVSKRVGTHLMNEDPKDRMNKFISLSYDKLPYYLQACFLYLGMFPEDYEIPVSKLIRVWIAEGFIKHEKGCSLEETAQNYLEYLINRNLVMTEKMKPNGKVKTCRIHDALRDFCITKAGKEKDNFLQEIKYVDGVFDPPLSDITNCRRLAIHSNCSSFLSSKPSGPRIRSFACIPNEEYNLQDANISAIPAAFKLLRVLDAKPIIFTKIPNDMYQLLHLRFMVLSFNLQVLSAKFSKLWNLQTLVVHTTSRTLDVKVDIWRMKELRHFKTNASVTLQKPGKDSKHGAQLRTLGTISAESCTAELIDRASNLLKLGIRGRLASLFEGKIGSFNSLVKMTKLEKLELINDVYPKLASEEKLLILPQPDKFPTTLISLTLCSTHLKWSYMSTLGLLENLQVLKLKDKAFMGSTWEGVLGRFHHLEFLYIDHTDLCIWKASSQHFPRLKGLVLRKCEHLLKIPAELAEIQSFQNLDLHFCKTAASSAKLIKEEKKRNNALFNLSIFPAIHDLA; this is encoded by the exons atgaagaggGTGAAATCAATGGCGGACGCAGCAGTAGAGTTCCTGTTGAAGAACCTCATCGAGCTGGTGGCCCACCACAGCCACCTGATAACTGAAACGAAGAGCCAAGTGAAGTTGCTGGAGGAGGATCTCATCATCTTCCGCGGCTTTCTCAAGGACTCGGTGAAGAGGAGGAAAAAGAATGAGGGCATCCAGTTACTGGTGAACAACATCCGCGACGTTGTTTATGAGGCTGAAGACACCATCGATGCCTTCGTCACCCTGTCCACCGACAACAACAGGTCAAGGAATTACTTTGCCAAAGCTTTCAAGTCGCTGCTCACACTCCACGACATCGGGAAACGGGTGAAGGAAGTGCGGGTGAAAGTCGACAAGGGTAGGGCTGATTTCAACCTCCTCAGCCTCCCCGATgaagacaaacatgaaaaacctGAG GTTCGGCCTCCAAGGCATAAAAATGTGGTTGGTTTTGAAGATGTTTTCACAGAGCTTATAGAGCGTCTGACTACAGAAACTAATTATATTGATGTAATTTCTCTGACCGGAATGTTTGGGCTTGGCAAGACAACCTTGGCATGGAAGATTTTCAACGATCGACGCATCGTCTTCGAATTCCCCCTCCGCATTTGGGTCTCCGTTTCTCAGCAGTTTTCAGACAAGGACATCTTCATCGCCATCCTCGAAAAGATCATCCCTATAAACGAGGAACTACGTGCCAAAGACGAGCAACACTTGTCCGAAATGGTGGCCACTCATCTCAACGATAGGAAGTTCCTGATCGTGATGGACGATGTCTGGTCTCATAAGGATTGGGACAGAATCGAAAAGGCTCTGCCTGCCGACAACAAGATGGGTAAAGTCTTGATCACGAGCCGGGAAGAAGATTTAGGCAAATATGCTAGTCGCCCGAGGGAACCCGTGAGGCTGCGTTTCTTCTATCAGGAAGAGAGCTGGGAGCTGCTCCGGCTGGAGGCTCTTGGCCAGCTCGACTGCCCTTCTGATTTGCATAATATTGGGAATTTGATTGCAAAAGATTGTAATGGATTGCCTCTTGCAATAGTGGTGATAGGAGGCATCCTCGCCACCAAGTATTCAGCTTCAGATATCGGCGCAACGGAAAGGGCGTGGGAGAAGGTGTCCAAACGTGTGGGCACCCATCTGATGAACGAGGATCCAAAGGATCGCATGAACAAGTTCATATCGTTGAGCTATGACAAGTTGCCTTATTATTTGCAGGCATGTTTTCTTTACCTTGGGATGTTTCCTGAAGATTATGAAATCCCAGTTTCCAAGCTGATCCGCGTGTGGATTGCGGAGGGATTCATAAAGCACGAGAAAGGATGCAGCTTGGAGGAAACTGCACAGAACTATTTGGAGTATCTTATTAACAGAAACTTGGTCATGACTGAGAAGATGAAACCTAATGGCAAGGTTAAAACATGCCGGATTCATGATGCCTTGCGTGATTTCTGCATAACTAAAGCTGGAAAAGAAAAAGACAATTTTCTccaagaaattaagtatgttgATGGTGTTTTTGACCCTCCTCTCTCAGACATAACAAACTGCCGCCGTCTTGCCATCCATTCCAACTGCTCGAGCTTCCTCAGTTCGAAGCCTTCTGGCCCACGCATCCGCTCATTTGCTTGCATTCCCAACGAGGAATACAACTTGCAAGATGCCAACATTTCAGCCATCCCTGCAGCTTTCAAATTGCTCAGAGTTTTAGATGCCAAACCCATCATATTTACCAAAATCCCCAATGATATGTACCAGCTTCTTCATCTGAGGTTCATGGTCTTGTCTTTCAATCTGCAAGTCCTTTCAGCAAAGTTCAGCAAGCTATGGAACCTACAAACCCTTGTAGTCCACACAACATCCCGCACGCTCGATGTCAAAGTGGATATATGGAGGATGAAGGAGCTAAGGCATTTCAAGACGAATGCATCTGTCACCTTGCAAAAGCCGGGGAAGGACAGCAAACATGGTGCACAGCTTCGAACACTAGGCACAATCTCAGCAGAGAGTTGCACTGCAGAGCTTATAGATCGAGCCTCTAATCTGTTGAAACTAGGCATTCGTGGGCGACTGGCCTCGCTCTTTGAAGGCAAGATTGGATCTTTTAACAGCTTGGTGAAGATGACGAAGCTGGAGAAGTTGGAGCTGATAAACGACGTGTATCCCAAGCTGGCTTCTGAAGAGAAACTGCTCATCCTGCCTCAGCCTGACAAGTTTCCCACTACTCTCATCAGCCTTACACTGTGTTCAACTCATCTTAAGTGGAGTTACATGTCTACCCTCGGACTGTTGGAGAATCTACAGGTGCTCAAGCTTAAAGATAAAGCGTTTATGGGGAGCACTTGGGAGGGAGTTTTAGGGCGTTTCCATCACCTCGAGTTCTTGTACATTGATCACACAGATTTATGTATTTGGAAGGCTTCATCGCAACATTTCCCTCGGCTTAAAGGCCTTGTGCTGCGCAAGTGTGAGCATCTTCTTAAGATTCCAGCTGAGCTGGCTGAGATACAGAGCTTCCAAAATTTGGACTTGCATTTTTGTAAAACTGCTGCTTCCTCTGCTAAGTTGATCAAGGaggaaaagaagaggaataATGCTCTGTTCAACCTCTCTATTTTTCCGGCTATACATGATCTTGCTTGA
- the LOC121794123 gene encoding D-3-phosphoglycerate dehydrogenase 1, chloroplastic-like gives MAATSISSATNKLTDQSPPLPLHTKAARPSAASLSFSNSSISIQKLAISATSRDLSSRSSVVSSLKTARESKQASQPRNSDPEVKTPKPTILVSEKLGEAGLDLLRSYGDVECLYNLSPEDLCAKIGEFDALIVRSGTKVTRQVFEAAKGKLKVVGRAGVGIDNVDLQAATELGCLVVNAPTANTIAAAEHGIALLAGMARNVAQSDASMKAGQWQRNKYVGVSLVGKTLAIMGFGKVGSEVARRAKGLGMHVIAHDPYAPADRARALGVELVSFDQALSTADFVSLHMPLTPTTDKLFNDATFAKMKKGVRIINVARGGVIDEDALVRALDAGIVAQAALDVFTKEPPSKDSKLVQHENVTVTPHLGASTKEAQEGVAVEIAEAVVGALRGELSATAVNAPMVSPEVLSELAPYVNLAEKLGRLGVQLVAGGRGIQSVKVVYGSSRASDNMDTRLLRSMIVKGIIEPISDAHINLVNADFIAKQKGLRISEEKLLVDSSSESPIDSIQVQISNVGSKFESALLDNGNISIEGRVKDGMPHLTRVGAFSVDVSLEGNLILYRQVDQPGMIGTVGTILGESNVNVSFMSVSRTVKRVKAIVAIGVDEAPNKETLKKIGEVPAIEEFVFLDL, from the exons ATGGCCGCAACATCCATTTCCTCCGCGACAAACAAGCTGACAGACCAATCGCCGCCTCTTCCGCTCCACACCAAAGCCGCACGCCCCTCCGCCGCTAGCCTTTCCTTCTCCAATTCATCCATTTCCATCCAAAAACTCGCAATCTCCGCCACCTCGAGGGATCTGAGCTCGCGCAGCTCCGTAGTCAGCTCTCTGAAGACGGCGAGGGAATCGAAGCAGGCGTCTCAGCCTCGGAATTCAGATCCGGAGGTGAAAACGCCGAAGCCGACGATTCTGGTCTCCGAGAAACTCGGAGAGGCCGGTCTCGACCTGCTGAGGAGCTACGGGGACGTGGAGTGCCTGTACAATCTCTCGCCGGAGGATTTGTGCGCCAAGATCGGGGAGTTCGATGCGCTAATCGTGCGGAGCGGCACGAAGGTGACGCGCCAGGTGTTCGAGGCGGCGAAGGGGAAGCTAAAGGTTGTCGGACGAGCTGGCGTGGGGATTGATAATGTGGATCTGCAGGCTGCAACGGAGCTTGGTTGTCTGGTGGTGAATGCGCCGACGGCGAACACGATCGCCGCGGCGGAGCATGGGATCGCGCTGCTAGCTGGAATGGCGAGGAACGTTGCTCAATCTGACGCTTCAATGAAGGCTG GACAATGGCAACGTAACAAGTATGTTGGTGTCTCACTGGTTGGGAAGACACTGGCTATCATGGGATTCGGCAAGGTTGGCTCTGAGGTTGCAAGACGTGCTAAGGGCCTTGGAATGCATGTTATTGCGCATGACCCATATGCCCCAGCTGATCGAGCACGCGCTCTTGGTGTGGAGTTGGTGTCATTCGATCAAGCCCTCTCCACTGCGGACTTCGTGTCGCTCCACATGCCGCTTACTCCTACTACAGACAAGCTATTCAATGACGCAACATTTGCAAAGATGAAGAAGGGAGTGCGCATAATAAATGTTGCCCGTGGTGGTGTGATAGACGAGGATGCTCTAGTGAGAGCTCTTGATGCAGGAATAGTTGCACAG GCCGCCCTCGATGTCTTCACAAAGGAGCCCCCATCAAAAGATAGCAAACTAGTGCAACACGAAAACGTCACAGTTACACCACATCTTGGAGCTAGCACAAAGGAAGCACAG GAAGGAGTTGCAGTCGAAATAGCAGAGGCCGTTGTTGGTGCGCTGAGAGGGGAACTTTCTGCAACTGCAGTGAATGCTCCTATGGTTTCTCCAGAG GTCCTGTCCGAGTTGGCTCCTTATGTCAATCTGGCTGAGAAGCTGGGTAGACTAGGCGTCCAGTTAGTTGCTGGAGGACGCGGAATACAATCCGTGAAGGTGGTCTACGGCTCGTCCCGCGCCTCTGACAACATGGACACGAGACTTCTCCGATCCATGATAGTAAAGGGTATCATCGAGCCTATCTCAGATGCCCATATCAACCTTGTCAATGCAGACTTCATAGCAAAGCAGAAGGGTCTAAGAATCAGTGAGGAAAAACTATTAGTCGACTCCTCATCCGAGAGCCCCATCGACTCCATTCAGGTCCAGATAAGCAACGTTGGGTCAAAATTCGAGAGTGCATTGCTGGATAATGGGAACATAAGCATCGAGGGGAGAGTGAAGGACGGCATGCCTCACCTGACACGCGTGGGAGCATTCAGCGTGGACGTTAGCCTCGAGGGAAATCTGATCCTCTATCGCCAAGTCGACCAGCCTGGCATGATCGGGACAGTTGGGACGATTCTTGGAGAGAGCAACGTGAACGTGAGCTTCATGAGCGTTAGCCGGACTGTGAAGAGGGTGAAGGCTATTGTGGCCATCGGGGTGGACGAAGCGCCTAACAAGGAAACGCTCAAGAAGATAGGCGAAGTGCCAGCAATCGAAGAGTTTGTGTTCCTTGATCTCTGA
- the LOC121795083 gene encoding uncharacterized protein LOC121795083, with product MDYDDERYQEAVDLEFQNLIAAVQHEADEAAAEAVAVPRPFYHRRYIDRDHAGADRRLMEDYFSENARYPPEIFRRRFRMSQQLFVHIATCLAQRFKCFNLRYDATGRPGLSTYQKCMVAIRQFAYAGPVDMFDEYLQIGETTALQTLRQFCRGIKDIFKGEYLRKPTADDCQSLIDMHGTVHHFPGMLGSIDCMH from the coding sequence ATGGATTACGACGATGAACGGTACCAAGAAGCGgtagatctggagttccaaaacctgattgcagcggtgcaacaTGAAGCTGACGAGGCGGCGGCAGAGGCGGTGGCAGTCCCTCGGCCGTTCTATCATCGGCGGTATATCGACCGTGACCATGCCGGGGCTGACCGCCGGTTGATGGAAGACTACTTCAGCGAGAACGCCCGTTATCCGCCAgagattttccgtcggcgattcagaatgtcgcaacaacTCTTCGTCCATATAGCGACGTGTTTGGCGCAGCGGTTCAAGTGCTTCAACTTGCGATATGATGCCACCGGCCGACCCGGCTTGTCGACATATCAGAAGTGTATGGTGGCAATTAGGCAGTTTGCCTATGCCGGGCCCgttgacatgttcgacgaatacctacagatagGCGAAACGACTGCCCTACAGACGTTGAGGCAGTTTTGTAGGGGCATTAAGGATATCTTCAAAGGGGAGTATTTACGGAAGCCAACGGCCGATGATTGCCAGAGTCTGATTGATATGCACGGGACTGTACATCATTTTCCAGGGATGTTggggagcatcgattgcatgcactag
- the LOC121793470 gene encoding DNA-dependent metalloprotease WSS1-like produces the protein MDLNDLNKVWEIKPLKKVREDEAREILERVAKQVQPIMRKRKWKVKVLSEFCPPNPSLLGLNIGGGTEVKLRLRRPNNEWDFFPYDHILNTMLHELCHNEHGPHNADFYNLLDELRKECEELMAKGITGTGQGFDLPGKRLGGYSRQPPLSSLRQQALAAAEKRSRNEALLPHGPKRLGGDSSIKAVLSPVQAAAMAAERRLHDDLWCGSKSLEHEGPSESPTSSLDVRTTRTSVLDSTSVQDQKDESSWQCDTCTLLNQQRALICEACGTPKSKCNGATKFKVWSCKFCTLDNSTEIERCVACGEWRYSYGPPTATPGPYQGT, from the exons ATGGACTTGAATGATCTTAACAAAGTCTGGGAAATCAAACCTCTAAAGAAGGTTCGTGAGGATGAGGCGAGGGAAATTCTCGAAAGAGTGGCAAAGCAAGTGCAACCTATCATGAGGAAGAGAAAATGGAAAGTGAAGGTCCTATCTGAGTTTTG CCCACCTAACCCATCTCTTTTAGGGCTAAATATAGGAGGAGGGACTGAGGTGAAGTTGAGACTACGTAGACCAAACAACGAGTGGGATTTTTTCCCTTATGATCATATTCTCAACACAATGCTGCATGAGCTTTGTCACAACGAACATGGCCCTCACAATGCTGATTTCTACAATCTTTTGGATGAATTGAGAAAG GAATGTGAAGAGCTTATGGCCAAAGGCATAACTGGAACTGGGCAAGGATTTGATCtccctgggaagagactgggtGGATATTCTCGTCAACCTCCTCTATCTTCCCTACGCCAGCAAGCTCTAGCAGCTGCTGAAAAGAGGTCTCGAAATGAAGCTCTGTTACCCCATGGGCCTAAACGCCTTGGTGGTGATAGTAGCATTAAAGCCGTGCTAAGTCCAGTTCAAGCGGCTGCTATGGCTGCAGAGAGGAGACTACACGACGATTTATGGTGTGGATCCAAATCACTAGAGCACGAGGGGCCTTCCGAAAGCCCAACTAGTTCATTGGATGTCAGAACTACCAGAACATCAGTTCTTGATTCAACGTCAGTCCAGGACCAGAAAGACGAATCATCATGGCAGTGTGACACATGCACCTTGTTAAATCAG CAAAGAGCTCTTATATGCGAAGCCTGTGGAACACCTAAGAGTAAATGCAACGGAGCAACGAAGTTCAAAGTCTGGTCTTGCAAGTTTTGCACACTAGACAACAGCACCGAGATTGAAAGATGCGTGGCTTGTGGAGAATGGAGATACTCGTATGGTCCTCCTACCGCCACTCCCGGGCCATATCAAGGTACCTGA